The following coding sequences are from one Musa acuminata AAA Group cultivar baxijiao chromosome BXJ2-4, Cavendish_Baxijiao_AAA, whole genome shotgun sequence window:
- the LOC135610389 gene encoding elicitor-responsive protein 3-like isoform X2 produces MFTVHIDERLFQLHAMPPPVDSGRHERDGVGRTRVSAQRIGMVRGKLEVLLVGAKGLENTDFLCKMDPYAVLTCRTQEQKSSVASGKGSDPEWHESFVFTVSDSVPELTIKLMDSDTGSSDDFVGEATIPLEAVFFEGNIPPTVYNVVKDQKYCGEIKIGLSFIAEETRGSDFLAQSYGGWNESS; encoded by the exons atgttcacagttCACATTGACGAGAGGCTCTTCCAGCTCCATGCGATGCCTCCACCAGTGGACAGCGGCCGACATGAGAGGGACGGCGTGGGAAGAACGAGG GTCTCTGCTCAAAGAATAGGGATGGTTCGTGGAAAGCTTGAAGTGCTCCTCGTCGGAGCCAAGGGCCTCGAGAACACCGACTTCCTCT GTAAAATGGATCCTTATGCGGTCCTCACATGCCGGACGCAGGAGCAGAAGAGTAGCGTTGCATCTG GAAAAGGCAGCGATCCTGAATGGCATGAGAGCTTTGTGTTCACTGTTTCTGACAGTGTTCCAGAACTCACTATTAAGCTCATGGACAGTGATACTGGCTCCAGTGATGATTTTGTGGGAGAAGCAAC CATTCCTTTAGAAGCAGTATTTTTCGAAGGAAATATTCCTCCTACTGTTTATAATGTGGTCAAGGATCAAAAATATTGTGGAGAAATTAAAATTGGTCTCTCCTTCATTGCAGAG GAAACTCGCGGGAGTGATTTCCTTGCCCAGAGCTATGGTGGATGGAACGAGTCATCCTGA
- the LOC135610389 gene encoding elicitor-responsive protein 3-like isoform X1, with translation MFTVHIDERLFQLHAMPPPVDSGRHERDGVGRTRVHGTMLLLNMRKRKEAGHFHPYDQEPSRITRLIYSRVSAQRIGMVRGKLEVLLVGAKGLENTDFLCKMDPYAVLTCRTQEQKSSVASGKGSDPEWHESFVFTVSDSVPELTIKLMDSDTGSSDDFVGEATIPLEAVFFEGNIPPTVYNVVKDQKYCGEIKIGLSFIAEETRGSDFLAQSYGGWNESS, from the exons atgttcacagttCACATTGACGAGAGGCTCTTCCAGCTCCATGCGATGCCTCCACCAGTGGACAGCGGCCGACATGAGAGGGACGGCGTGGGAAGAACGAGGGTACATGGCACGATGTTGCTTTTAAATATGCGCAAGAGGAAGGAAGCCGGCCATTTCCACCCGTATGACCAGGAACCATCTCGGATCACGCGCTTGATCTACTCTCGC GTCTCTGCTCAAAGAATAGGGATGGTTCGTGGAAAGCTTGAAGTGCTCCTCGTCGGAGCCAAGGGCCTCGAGAACACCGACTTCCTCT GTAAAATGGATCCTTATGCGGTCCTCACATGCCGGACGCAGGAGCAGAAGAGTAGCGTTGCATCTG GAAAAGGCAGCGATCCTGAATGGCATGAGAGCTTTGTGTTCACTGTTTCTGACAGTGTTCCAGAACTCACTATTAAGCTCATGGACAGTGATACTGGCTCCAGTGATGATTTTGTGGGAGAAGCAAC CATTCCTTTAGAAGCAGTATTTTTCGAAGGAAATATTCCTCCTACTGTTTATAATGTGGTCAAGGATCAAAAATATTGTGGAGAAATTAAAATTGGTCTCTCCTTCATTGCAGAG GAAACTCGCGGGAGTGATTTCCTTGCCCAGAGCTATGGTGGATGGAACGAGTCATCCTGA
- the LOC135610389 gene encoding elicitor-responsive protein 3-like isoform X3, translating into MVRGKLEVLLVGAKGLENTDFLCKMDPYAVLTCRTQEQKSSVASGKGSDPEWHESFVFTVSDSVPELTIKLMDSDTGSSDDFVGEATIPLEAVFFEGNIPPTVYNVVKDQKYCGEIKIGLSFIAEETRGSDFLAQSYGGWNESS; encoded by the exons ATGGTTCGTGGAAAGCTTGAAGTGCTCCTCGTCGGAGCCAAGGGCCTCGAGAACACCGACTTCCTCT GTAAAATGGATCCTTATGCGGTCCTCACATGCCGGACGCAGGAGCAGAAGAGTAGCGTTGCATCTG GAAAAGGCAGCGATCCTGAATGGCATGAGAGCTTTGTGTTCACTGTTTCTGACAGTGTTCCAGAACTCACTATTAAGCTCATGGACAGTGATACTGGCTCCAGTGATGATTTTGTGGGAGAAGCAAC CATTCCTTTAGAAGCAGTATTTTTCGAAGGAAATATTCCTCCTACTGTTTATAATGTGGTCAAGGATCAAAAATATTGTGGAGAAATTAAAATTGGTCTCTCCTTCATTGCAGAG GAAACTCGCGGGAGTGATTTCCTTGCCCAGAGCTATGGTGGATGGAACGAGTCATCCTGA